The stretch of DNA GCCCCAGATGCGACTGTGAACATCATCAGGGATTACACCGTGGTGGAAAAGCACAAGGTGGTGCTGCCCAAGATGGCAGTGGGGGTGCTAAGATGCGCCAACCCCAACTGCATCTCCAACACCAGCGAGCCCATCGCATCGGAGTTTGTTGTGGAGAGCACACATCCCGTGGTAGTGCGCTGCGTGTACTGTGAGCGCAAGCTCTCGGGAAACCTTGCGGACCATCTGCTGTAGAGCACAGCTGCCGTCCAGCTTGGCTTTTTACAAAAGCCAGCAAAACAGCGCATTAAGGGGGATGGCATGGCATCCCCCATAATCCACTCACGTCGGCTTTTTACAAAAGCCGGCAAAATAGCGCATTAAGGGGTGTGGTTAAGCCACACCCCATTAATCCACTCACGTGCCAGCACAGCTGTCGTCCAGCTGGCATACAGCGCATTAAGGGGTGTGGTTAAGCCACACCCCATTAATCCACTCACGTGCCAGCTTCGTTAAGCTGTTTGGAAGCCCTTGCGTGAGCAGGGAGGAGGCCACATTCTCCCTTGCAACTTTGAAGTTCATGGGGTAATCTATTTCATGAAATACCTCTCTTACTGTATTTTTCATGATAGCCATGCCCCTCCATCTGTTATCCACACGAAGGTCAGCATCGACGACATACCCCCAACAATAAATTTATAGTGCCATGGAAAAAACTGTTTTTCTATCCTATGATTCCAGAGATGTACATACGAGGCACGCAGGTGAATTACTATTTCATCTGCAAAACAAAACTCTGGCTCTTTAGTCACAATATCACTATGGAACAGGAAAGTGATGCTGTGAATCTGGGGAAACTGTTACATGAAGAAACGTTCAGAAGAGATGAGAAAGACGTTCAAATAGGTCCAATTTCCATAGACATCATTCGAAAGGGAGATGTGCTCGAAATACGGGAGGTGAAGAAATCAAAGAGTTTGATGGAAGCACATGTATATCAAACTCTATACTATCTTTACTATATGCATAAATTCGGAATAAAAGCGAAGGGGATACTGTCTTTTCCAAAAAGCAGAGAAAACATAGAGATCAAACTGGGGGAAGAGGAAAAAGAAAAACTGGAGCGCATTCTTGAGGATATACAACGAATTGTAGCTGGAGATATGCCGCCCCCGACGCGCTCCAAAATATGCAAAAGATGTGCATACTTCGAATTCTGCTTCTCATGAGGTGCTGGAGATGAAGAAGAGAAACTATTACATCCTTTCAGATGGGCATTTGAAAAGACACGAAAACACAATTTATTTCGAGAATAAAGATGGGAAGAGGCCAATACCCATCAATACAATCTATGCCATCTACTCATTCGGCTCGCTGACTGTAACCTCTCAATCACTCTCATTATTAGCGAAAGAAGGTGTCTCCGTCCACTTCTTCAACAGACATGGGTTTTACACGGGCAGTTTTTATCCAAGGGAGACTTTAATCTCTGGAGATATGACAGTAAAGCAAGTGCAACACCATCTCGAAGATAAAGAAAGAATGTATATCGCAAAGGCCTTCGTTGAGGGTTCCGTTCGAAATATGGAGAAGGTCCTCAGCTATTATGATATCGATTTCAACACAGATGAATTTCTCGGCATGTTATATGATGCGGGAAATATTCCCGAAGTGATGGGTGTTGAGGCCAGTGCAAGAACTGAATACTATTCGCATTTTGATGGCATCCTCAAGCATTTCAAATTTGAGAGACGCACGAGAATGCCTCCCGAGAATGAAGTGAACGCCATGATAAGCTTTGGCAACTCACTTCTCTATTCCACTGTCCTCTCTGAGATATACAACACCCAGCTCAATCCAACCATCTCCTTTTTGCATGAACCTGCAGAGAGGAGATTCAGCTTAGCGCTGGATATTGCTGAAATATTCAAACCCCTTCTGGTGGATAGGACGATATTTCACCTCGTGAATAAGAGAATTATTAATGAGGATGATTTCACCGGTGAATTGAACGGGGTGCTGCTTTCTGATAGCGGGAGAAGAAAATTCATCTCCGCTTATAACGAGAAGCTGAACACCACCATAAAACACAGGTCGCTCATGAGAAATGTTTCGTATCAGCGGCTCATCAGGTTAGAGTGCTATAAGCTCGTGAAGCACTTCCTTGGAGTCACGAAATACAGGCCCTTCGTCATCTGGTGGTAGCATGTATGTCATAGTGGTGTACGATGTTAGTGTTGATAGGGTCAACAGAGTGAAGAAGTTTTTGAGGATGTACCTCACGTGGATACAAAATTCTGTGTTTGAGGGAGAACTGACCGAAGCGGATTTTGAACGAGTCAGAGCGGGTTTGAAGAAACTGATTGAGGAGGCAGAGGATATGGTTGTCATCTATCGTCTTCAAAGCGAGAGAGCGATGAAAAGAGAGGTCATAGGGACGGACAAATCGTTTTCCGGAGAACTGCTCTGAATTACTCGCAATCCTTATTTGCAAGGTTGATTATTGGAATTTCAGCATGTTGGAGGAATTCGAGAACGACGACGAGAAAATATTCGTGCTGAGGGGTCTGATAGAAATAAGGATTCCCAGGCACATTTACGAAAAGCTTTCGAGGAAACACTCGAGGGAGCACATAATATCTTTCACCGACAGTAAAAGAGTACTCAATCGAATCACTGGCAGGGAGCTCGTTTTTGTTACGAAGGAGAGTGGAATACCTCTCCTGGGCCATTCAGCCTTTGGCATAATAGACAGGGGCACAAACTTGCTGCAGGTTAGATGCATTACGGGCTGTAATCTGAACTGCATATTCTGCAGCGTTGATGAAGGTAGAATGAGCAAGACAAGGAAGACAGATTACATAGTTGATCCAGATTACATGGCCGAGGAGGTTGAGAAGGTTGCTAAGTTTAAAGGTGGTTACATTGAGATTCACCTCGATGGACAAGGAGAGCCTTTGCTGTATCCGTACATGGAGGAGCTTGTCAAGAAGTTGAGTGCACTCAAAGAGGTGAGTGTTATCTCGATGCAGACGAATGGTATACTCCTGAACGAGGAGAAGATTTCGGCGCTCGAAAAATACGTTACGAGGGTAAATCTATCTTTGAGCTCTCTCGATGAAGAAATTGCCAGAAAGCTGCACGGCAGCTACCCACTGAAAAAAGTTATAGAGAATGCTGAAATGATTGCAAACAGCAGGATGGATCTGTTGATAGCTCCGGTATGGGTTCCGGGCTACAACGATGAGGAGATTCCGAAGATTATTG from Methermicoccus shengliensis DSM 18856 encodes:
- the cas2 gene encoding CRISPR-associated endonuclease Cas2, whose protein sequence is MYVIVVYDVSVDRVNRVKKFLRMYLTWIQNSVFEGELTEADFERVRAGLKKLIEEAEDMVVIYRLQSERAMKREVIGTDKSFSGELL
- the cas4 gene encoding CRISPR-associated protein Cas4, with amino-acid sequence MIPEMYIRGTQVNYYFICKTKLWLFSHNITMEQESDAVNLGKLLHEETFRRDEKDVQIGPISIDIIRKGDVLEIREVKKSKSLMEAHVYQTLYYLYYMHKFGIKAKGILSFPKSRENIEIKLGEEEKEKLERILEDIQRIVAGDMPPPTRSKICKRCAYFEFCFS
- a CDS encoding radical SAM protein codes for the protein MLEEFENDDEKIFVLRGLIEIRIPRHIYEKLSRKHSREHIISFTDSKRVLNRITGRELVFVTKESGIPLLGHSAFGIIDRGTNLLQVRCITGCNLNCIFCSVDEGRMSKTRKTDYIVDPDYMAEEVEKVAKFKGGYIEIHLDGQGEPLLYPYMEELVKKLSALKEVSVISMQTNGILLNEEKISALEKYVTRVNLSLSSLDEEIARKLHGSYPLKKVIENAEMIANSRMDLLIAPVWVPGYNDEEIPKIIEFALEIGAGKRYPPLGIQKYIPYKFGRNVRKRMSFKEFYEKLAEFEKEYGVKLALKPEDFGMERRRRIESPFRKGDISRARIVAEGRLHGEKLCVARNRSVAVMTDKKIGEVVKFKVTSSKDGIIVAQSIKR
- the cas1b gene encoding type I-B CRISPR-associated endonuclease Cas1b; this encodes MKKRNYYILSDGHLKRHENTIYFENKDGKRPIPINTIYAIYSFGSLTVTSQSLSLLAKEGVSVHFFNRHGFYTGSFYPRETLISGDMTVKQVQHHLEDKERMYIAKAFVEGSVRNMEKVLSYYDIDFNTDEFLGMLYDAGNIPEVMGVEASARTEYYSHFDGILKHFKFERRTRMPPENEVNAMISFGNSLLYSTVLSEIYNTQLNPTISFLHEPAERRFSLALDIAEIFKPLLVDRTIFHLVNKRIINEDDFTGELNGVLLSDSGRRKFISAYNEKLNTTIKHRSLMRNVSYQRLIRLECYKLVKHFLGVTKYRPFVIWW